One window of the Novosphingobium sp. KACC 22771 genome contains the following:
- a CDS encoding TetR/AcrR family transcriptional regulator: MSKASKETAPRRGRPSLARVKAIEAAIVTSARAMFFTDGFDGVAMEQVATQAGISKGTLYARYPSKEALFKEVIEATIRDWAEEASGEDYLLNDSIEERLRHHARTIAQWLFRPDVIALQRALQGVQERFPQLARTMYKTGYLYIVELIAADIVNAGKRDGIPARDPLRIARMLVAAIAGYQAQESFRGHVSDEEMADYAQGVVSMLMAARRDW, encoded by the coding sequence ATGAGCAAAGCATCCAAGGAAACCGCGCCGCGCCGTGGCCGTCCCTCGCTGGCGCGGGTCAAGGCGATTGAGGCCGCAATTGTCACCAGCGCGCGCGCCATGTTTTTCACCGATGGTTTTGATGGGGTGGCCATGGAGCAGGTGGCGACACAGGCGGGCATTTCCAAAGGCACGCTTTACGCCCGCTATCCTTCAAAGGAGGCGCTCTTCAAAGAGGTGATTGAGGCCACGATCCGCGATTGGGCCGAAGAAGCCTCTGGAGAGGATTATCTGCTCAATGACAGTATCGAAGAGCGACTGCGCCATCATGCGCGCACCATTGCACAATGGCTATTCAGACCTGATGTGATTGCCCTGCAACGGGCCTTGCAGGGGGTGCAGGAGCGCTTCCCCCAATTGGCCCGCACGATGTACAAAACGGGTTATCTCTACATTGTCGAACTGATCGCCGCCGACATTGTGAATGCCGGAAAACGCGATGGCATTCCCGCGCGCGATCCTTTGCGCATTGCGCGGATGCTGGTGGCGGCCATCGCCGGTTATCAGGCGCAGGAATCCTTTCGCGGTCATGTGTCGGATGAGGAAATGGCCGATTATGCGCAGGGTGTCGTGTCCATGCTGATGGCGGCGCGGCGGGATTGGTGA
- a CDS encoding Lrp/AsnC family transcriptional regulator — translation MAAVQLDDLDRQLIDILSRDARVSNRKIASELGVTEGTVRGRIKRLQQDGLIAFTAITSFGIAQKSRLAFISVQADVNNVRAIARQISDLPLINAVMITMGQFNILAMCLFEELDEVVEVASDRILAISGVHHVETSIAVRTIRYNARVARIKADMVAEDASTTEGA, via the coding sequence ATGGCCGCTGTCCAACTCGACGATCTTGACCGCCAGTTGATCGACATTCTTTCGCGCGATGCCCGCGTCTCCAATCGCAAGATTGCCAGCGAGCTGGGCGTCACCGAAGGCACGGTGCGCGGCCGGATCAAGCGTCTTCAGCAGGACGGACTGATCGCCTTTACCGCCATCACCAGCTTTGGCATCGCACAAAAGTCGCGCCTTGCCTTCATCAGCGTTCAGGCCGACGTGAACAATGTGCGCGCCATCGCCCGCCAGATCAGCGATTTGCCTCTGATCAACGCGGTGATGATTACGATGGGCCAATTCAACATTCTGGCCATGTGCCTGTTTGAGGAACTGGACGAAGTGGTGGAGGTCGCTTCGGATCGCATCCTCGCAATTTCCGGCGTGCATCATGTGGAAACCTCGATCGCGGTGCGCACGATCCGTTATAATGCGCGGGTAGCCCGGATAAAGGCAGACATGGTTGCAGAGGATGCCTCGACAACCGAAGGTGCGTAA
- a CDS encoding alpha/beta hydrolase, which yields MSLNAEIAALLDTLPAMPPLDYDAIPAAQLRAMLDAPMATGAPISMARVQNIEIPLKGRTLAARLYVPETDSILPPLVVYLHGGGWVLGTLDTHDATCRALARASGAAFLSLAYRLAPESPYPDALDDAVETVIWCQNAAESLGVDVSRMALAGDSAGANVAAAAAIRLRDAEVSGLDAQLLLYPVTDRNLDNESYQANGNGDYFLSTSIMRWFWKSYVGTDEAATPSLAALLRHPDLGNLPPATIITAQYDPLRDEGAAYAARLSAAGTPCLLLEATGMIHGFISMFEQVPSALPWIDKAGAALRAALARS from the coding sequence ATGTCGCTGAACGCTGAAATTGCCGCTTTGCTGGACACGCTGCCAGCCATGCCGCCGCTTGATTATGACGCCATCCCGGCAGCCCAATTGCGGGCCATGCTGGACGCCCCCATGGCCACAGGCGCGCCGATCAGCATGGCCCGCGTGCAGAACATCGAGATCCCGCTCAAAGGCAGAACGCTTGCGGCGCGGCTGTATGTGCCGGAAACCGACTCCATCCTGCCGCCGCTTGTCGTCTACCTCCACGGCGGCGGCTGGGTTCTGGGCACGCTCGACACCCATGATGCCACCTGTCGCGCATTGGCCCGGGCCAGCGGCGCGGCCTTTCTCTCGCTTGCCTATCGCCTTGCGCCGGAAAGCCCCTACCCCGACGCGCTTGACGATGCGGTCGAGACGGTGATCTGGTGTCAAAATGCGGCAGAATCGCTGGGGGTTGACGTATCGCGCATGGCGCTTGCTGGGGACAGTGCCGGAGCCAATGTGGCCGCCGCAGCCGCTATCCGGTTGCGCGACGCGGAGGTTTCCGGCTTGGATGCACAATTGCTGCTCTACCCCGTGACGGATCGCAATCTGGACAATGAGTCGTATCAGGCGAATGGCAATGGCGACTATTTCCTGTCGACCTCCATCATGCGCTGGTTCTGGAAATCCTATGTCGGCACGGATGAGGCGGCAACGCCCAGCCTTGCTGCCTTGCTGCGTCACCCCGACCTTGGAAACTTGCCTCCGGCAACCATCATAACCGCGCAATATGATCCGCTGCGCGACGAAGGGGCCGCCTATGCCGCAAGGCTGTCGGCAGCAGGGACGCCATGTTTGCTGCTCGAAGCGACCGGCATGATTCACGGATTCATCAGCATGTTCGAACAGGTGCCGTCGGCTTTGCCATGGATTGACAAAGCCGGCGCCGCGCTTCGGGCCGCACTGGCGCGATCATGA
- a CDS encoding glucose 1-dehydrogenase, producing the protein MRRLENSVAIVSGGARGIGEGIVRRFVEEGAKVMITDLLDDLGQALADELGENTAYHHLDVTSREQWATVVAAAEARFGKLDTLVNNAGVLVFNRFDDHTDAQIDMLLNVNLKGVIYGSQAAIPAIERAGGGAIINMSSADGLEGANAVSVYSSTKFAVRGLTKAMALELGFRKIRVNSIHPGGIFTPLANPHNMSKEEYDRNYWIYPAQYAGEPRDIAAAAAYLASDDARYCMGTELAVDGGLTAGHYYMGFPGSPAAPQG; encoded by the coding sequence ATGAGACGTCTTGAAAACAGTGTGGCCATTGTCAGCGGCGGCGCGCGCGGGATCGGCGAGGGTATCGTTCGCCGGTTTGTCGAGGAGGGCGCCAAGGTGATGATCACCGACCTGCTTGATGATCTGGGGCAGGCGTTGGCCGATGAGCTTGGCGAAAACACCGCATACCACCATCTTGATGTCACCTCGCGTGAACAATGGGCCACCGTGGTCGCCGCCGCCGAAGCGCGGTTCGGCAAGCTCGACACGTTGGTCAACAATGCCGGCGTGCTGGTGTTCAACCGTTTTGACGACCACACCGATGCCCAGATCGACATGCTGCTCAACGTCAACCTCAAGGGTGTGATTTATGGCAGCCAGGCCGCCATACCGGCCATTGAGCGCGCCGGGGGCGGCGCCATCATCAATATGAGCAGCGCCGACGGCCTTGAGGGCGCCAATGCGGTGTCGGTCTATTCCTCCACCAAATTTGCCGTGCGCGGCCTGACCAAGGCGATGGCGCTGGAGCTGGGCTTCCGCAAGATCCGCGTGAACTCGATCCATCCGGGCGGGATCTTTACGCCGCTGGCCAACCCCCACAACATGTCCAAGGAAGAATACGACAGGAACTACTGGATCTATCCCGCGCAATATGCGGGCGAGCCCAGGGATATTGCCGCCGCCGCTGCCTATCTGGCGTCCGACGATGCGCGCTATTGCATGGGCACGGAACTGGCCGTAGATGGCGGCTTGACGGCGGGTCACTATTACATGGGCTTCCCCGGCTCACCTGCTGCGCCGCAGGGCTGA
- a CDS encoding SDR family NAD(P)-dependent oxidoreductase, which yields MGRLNGKVAIVTGAGRVGNIGVAVARAFLREGARAVIATDMRAEEGYDIRALVAGDGHAGVFRLVEHDVTSEADWARIVSDTVAEFDGLDVLVNNAGIAVHGGILQTSLEDLRKAMAVNHDALFLGIKACAAALGQAHTRFAGGGVVINNLSMASYMMNATNIGYHVSKAAGRMLTTCAALELGPQKIRVNSVHPGVTMTPLIREGLEAYVAAGMWESTDAAEAALAAMNPLGRASQPEDTAHAFVYLASEEAQFVTGASLYHDGGIGLRY from the coding sequence ATGGGCAGATTGAATGGCAAGGTGGCGATTGTCACCGGGGCAGGTCGCGTGGGCAACATCGGCGTTGCGGTGGCGCGCGCTTTCCTGCGCGAAGGCGCCAGGGCGGTGATCGCCACAGACATGCGCGCCGAGGAGGGGTATGACATTCGCGCATTGGTGGCCGGTGACGGGCATGCCGGGGTGTTCAGGCTGGTTGAACATGATGTCACCAGCGAAGCGGATTGGGCACGCATCGTGAGCGATACGGTGGCCGAATTTGACGGACTGGACGTGCTGGTCAACAATGCGGGCATCGCGGTGCATGGCGGCATCCTGCAGACCTCGCTGGAGGATTTGCGCAAGGCGATGGCGGTCAACCATGACGCGCTGTTTCTGGGGATCAAGGCCTGCGCGGCGGCACTGGGGCAGGCGCATACGCGTTTTGCAGGCGGCGGCGTGGTCATCAACAATCTGTCGATGGCCTCCTATATGATGAATGCCACCAACATTGGCTATCACGTCTCGAAAGCGGCGGGGCGGATGCTCACCACCTGTGCCGCGCTGGAACTGGGGCCTCAGAAAATCCGCGTCAATTCGGTGCATCCCGGCGTGACGATGACCCCGTTGATCCGTGAGGGTCTGGAGGCCTATGTCGCGGCGGGGATGTGGGAATCCACCGATGCCGCCGAAGCGGCCCTGGCGGCCATGAACCCGCTGGGCAGGGCGAGCCAGCCTGAAGACACCGCCCATGCCTTTGTCTATCTGGCATCCGAAGAGGCGCAATTCGTGACGGGCGCCTCGCTCTATCACGATGGCGGCATCGGCCTGCGTTATTGA
- a CDS encoding helix-turn-helix domain-containing protein, with protein MELTPTILHCARFATGSIELVEWHWPSMISFTRKESELMVEMSLPPLAADAAATFPDLAEGRHCFMGRMFVRYPGIRISGRSEGGHIRVLRCVIAEAQAREILSLCPDPDLGFLQGLLNLRSDSLRQLMGLAQRELINPLDRADDALQAYHQLICLEVRRQFAQQAQRHAQGRLAPWQYRRIRDRLAASGDRPTAGELARLCGISTRHLHRQFSNLTGESVTSYIENFCMKHAKDLLASPDMPIKAISAACGFTHTNSFARAFRRATGLSPARFRQQTRQETA; from the coding sequence ATGGAATTGACGCCCACGATACTGCACTGCGCCCGGTTTGCCACGGGAAGCATTGAACTGGTCGAATGGCACTGGCCCTCGATGATCAGTTTTACGCGCAAGGAAAGCGAGCTGATGGTGGAAATGTCGCTGCCTCCGCTGGCGGCGGATGCGGCGGCCACTTTTCCCGATCTGGCCGAGGGGCGGCATTGCTTTATGGGGCGGATGTTTGTGCGCTATCCCGGCATACGGATCAGCGGGCGCTCGGAAGGGGGGCATATCCGCGTGCTGCGCTGCGTCATCGCCGAGGCGCAGGCGCGCGAGATCCTCAGCCTGTGCCCCGATCCCGACCTTGGCTTCCTGCAAGGCCTGCTCAACCTGCGCAGCGACAGCTTGCGGCAATTGATGGGTCTCGCCCAGCGCGAACTGATCAACCCGCTCGACCGGGCGGATGACGCGCTGCAAGCCTATCACCAACTGATCTGCCTTGAGGTCCGCCGCCAGTTCGCCCAGCAGGCGCAGCGCCATGCCCAGGGCAGGCTGGCACCCTGGCAATATCGCCGCATCCGCGACCGGCTTGCGGCCAGCGGCGATCGCCCGACGGCCGGTGAACTGGCCCGGCTGTGCGGCATTTCGACCCGCCATCTGCATCGCCAGTTCAGCAACCTGACCGGCGAGAGCGTGACCAGCTATATCGAAAACTTTTGCATGAAACACGCCAAGGATCTGCTCGCCTCGCCGGATATGCCGATCAAGGCGATTTCGGCAGCTTGCGGCTTTACCCATACCAACAGTTTTGCACGCGCCTTCAGACGCGCAACGGGCCTCTCGCCCGCCCGCTTCCGTCAGCAGACCCGGCAGGAAACCGCATAG
- a CDS encoding flavin reductase family protein yields MTTQSHAAESADLAGMLKTVLRHMPAPVGVVTSHDPATGEPVGLAMSAIMPVALDPCSMAVAVNRSGSSHVAMLKAGKFCINLLCPQTGDHLGPFAGPARRDERFAGETWKQNGKVWYIAGAPAAIFCTIRHAISHGTHDVLIGDVTEVIASGGKEILGWGNGGLGMLTPLSA; encoded by the coding sequence ATGACCACCCAATCCCATGCCGCCGAGAGCGCAGATCTTGCCGGTATGCTCAAGACCGTACTGCGCCATATGCCTGCGCCTGTCGGCGTGGTGACCAGTCACGACCCAGCCACCGGCGAACCGGTCGGGCTGGCGATGTCGGCGATCATGCCGGTTGCGCTCGATCCCTGCTCGATGGCGGTGGCGGTCAACCGTTCGGGCTCAAGCCATGTGGCGATGCTCAAGGCGGGAAAATTCTGCATCAACCTGCTCTGCCCCCAGACCGGTGATCATCTCGGCCCCTTTGCGGGCCCCGCCCGTCGTGATGAGCGTTTTGCCGGGGAAACGTGGAAGCAGAATGGCAAAGTCTGGTATATCGCAGGCGCGCCCGCCGCGATTTTCTGCACAATCCGCCATGCCATCTCGCACGGCACGCATGACGTGCTGATCGGCGATGTGACGGAAGTCATTGCCTCAGGCGGCAAGGAGATCCTTGGCTGGGGCAATGGCGGACTGGGCATGCTTACACCCCTGTCCGCGTAA
- a CDS encoding SDR family NAD(P)-dependent oxidoreductase, producing the protein MSELRFDGRVAIVTGAGGGLGKAYAGLLASRGAKVLVNDLGGQFNGAGSDASYAEAAAAEIRAAGGIAEANTDSVATSAGANAIIADAIRRWGQVDILVNNAGVVCASGPLDTVSDEQWETDMAVSASGTFFTSRAVWAHMRDRNYGRIVNIASGSWFGMGSGVPYPAAKGACWAMTRGLAVAAQAQGKDIRVNCIMPIAGTRMTALMGEAIAAIMNRDFPPHAVAPVVGLLAHESAGCNGEMFTVGGGGFARVFVGRSAGYNGTNKDWAIEDAAANFDRAFATDSYTIPNDSFDDASQFPSDVPWDAFRQYIA; encoded by the coding sequence ATGAGTGAGTTACGATTCGATGGTCGTGTAGCGATCGTCACGGGTGCCGGAGGCGGTCTGGGCAAGGCATATGCCGGCCTTTTGGCCAGTCGCGGTGCCAAGGTTCTGGTCAATGATCTGGGCGGGCAATTCAACGGGGCCGGTTCTGATGCTTCCTATGCCGAGGCAGCGGCGGCGGAAATCCGTGCGGCGGGCGGGATTGCCGAGGCCAATACCGACTCGGTCGCCACATCCGCAGGCGCCAACGCTATCATTGCCGACGCCATCCGGCGCTGGGGTCAGGTCGATATTCTGGTCAACAATGCCGGTGTTGTCTGTGCCTCCGGCCCTCTGGACACAGTTTCCGACGAGCAGTGGGAAACCGATATGGCCGTGTCAGCCAGCGGCACCTTTTTTACCAGCCGCGCCGTTTGGGCGCATATGCGCGACCGCAATTACGGGCGCATCGTCAATATCGCGTCGGGCTCTTGGTTCGGCATGGGCTCCGGTGTTCCCTATCCTGCGGCCAAAGGTGCCTGCTGGGCGATGACGCGCGGACTTGCTGTTGCAGCACAGGCCCAAGGCAAAGACATTCGCGTCAATTGCATCATGCCGATCGCGGGCACGCGGATGACCGCGCTGATGGGGGAGGCGATCGCCGCGATCATGAACCGCGATTTCCCTCCCCACGCGGTGGCGCCGGTTGTGGGCCTGCTCGCCCATGAGAGCGCGGGCTGCAACGGCGAAATGTTCACCGTGGGCGGGGGCGGTTTCGCCCGGGTGTTTGTGGGGCGCAGCGCCGGTTATAACGGCACCAACAAGGATTGGGCCATTGAAGATGCGGCGGCCAATTTTGACCGGGCCTTTGCCACGGACAGCTACACGATCCCAAATGATTCCTTCGACGATGCCTCGCAATTTCCCTCGGACGTGCCGTGGGATGCGTTCCGTCAGTATATCGCTTGA
- a CDS encoding AEC family transporter, whose translation MFSIVLSALLPVFSLIALGFAMGRRNLLGEHGFPVLNRFVITITLPVLTFRQLARIELAGGVMAQMSVAVLGGALGIYALAFALERLLGRSRADANIVGLGSGYGNIGFVGLPIMLIVYGPAVMAPAAVGIALNAAIVFGIGILVGQLALHGEMGLRAGVLVALRSVMRSPLILSAFLGVVWAALRLPIPAVADKFLDLLGSATAPCALVAIGLFTAQQKLAHIEPVVWRIVVFKLVAQPLLTALIVWFLPGLPPFWGKMAILMAGLPAGTSSFLLAGGAGRWAQQTSSLAIVMTTTCAALSLAVMLLLL comes from the coding sequence ATGTTTTCCATTGTGCTTTCGGCTCTGCTGCCGGTCTTTTCGCTCATCGCTCTCGGTTTTGCGATGGGGCGGCGCAATCTGTTGGGAGAGCACGGGTTTCCCGTGCTCAACCGCTTTGTGATCACCATTACCCTGCCGGTGCTGACGTTCCGCCAGTTGGCGCGGATCGAACTGGCGGGCGGGGTTATGGCGCAGATGAGCGTGGCGGTGCTGGGCGGTGCGCTGGGCATTTACGCTTTGGCTTTCGCGCTTGAACGGCTGCTGGGGCGCTCGCGGGCTGACGCCAATATCGTCGGGTTGGGCTCGGGCTATGGCAACATTGGTTTTGTCGGCCTGCCGATCATGCTGATTGTCTATGGTCCGGCGGTGATGGCACCGGCGGCGGTGGGCATTGCGCTCAATGCGGCCATTGTTTTCGGCATTGGCATTCTGGTCGGCCAACTGGCGCTGCACGGTGAAATGGGGCTGCGTGCGGGCGTGTTAGTGGCGCTGCGCTCGGTCATGCGCAGTCCGCTGATCCTTTCGGCCTTTCTTGGCGTGGTGTGGGCGGCCCTGCGTCTGCCGATTCCGGCTGTGGCCGACAAATTTCTCGATCTGCTCGGCTCGGCCACGGCGCCTTGCGCGCTGGTGGCCATCGGCCTGTTTACCGCGCAGCAAAAACTGGCCCATATCGAGCCTGTGGTATGGCGCATCGTGGTGTTCAAACTGGTGGCGCAGCCTTTGCTCACCGCGCTGATCGTGTGGTTCCTGCCCGGATTGCCGCCTTTCTGGGGCAAGATGGCCATTCTGATGGCGGGCCTTCCGGCGGGCACCAGCAGCTTTTTGCTGGCGGGCGGGGCCGGGCGCTGGGCGCAGCAGACCAGTTCGCTGGCGATTGTGATGACCACCACCTGCGCCGCGCTCAGTCTCGCCGTCATGCTCCTTCTGCTCTGA
- a CDS encoding Lrp/AsnC family transcriptional regulator — MTQKFALDTIDRNIVEQLRRNGRATNQQIAETLGLTATTVSSRIRRMEDANQLRVVAVSDFAAHGFNFLMQVAIEVDGRPASAVAEELAQFPEVFAAHLVTGRYDIDLLVALRDFDDLANLLLDKFSQVHGIRTMTPAIVVDIIKYQFDIAPIEARS; from the coding sequence ATGACGCAGAAGTTCGCATTGGATACGATCGACCGCAACATTGTGGAGCAGTTGCGCCGCAATGGCCGCGCAACCAACCAGCAGATCGCCGAAACGCTCGGGCTTACCGCCACGACGGTGTCCTCGCGCATCCGCCGGATGGAGGATGCCAACCAGTTGCGCGTGGTGGCCGTTTCCGATTTTGCCGCCCACGGTTTTAATTTCCTGATGCAAGTGGCCATCGAGGTTGACGGTCGTCCGGCCTCGGCCGTGGCTGAGGAACTGGCGCAGTTTCCCGAAGTTTTTGCCGCCCATCTGGTGACGGGCCGCTATGACATCGACCTTCTGGTGGCCTTGCGCGACTTTGACGATCTGGCCAACCTCCTGCTTGACAAGTTTTCGCAGGTGCACGGCATCCGCACGATGACGCCCGCCATCGTGGTCGACATCATCAAATATCAATTCGATATCGCCCCGATCGAGGCGAGGAGCTGA
- a CDS encoding SDR family NAD(P)-dependent oxidoreductase — translation MTTNKVALVTGASRGAGAGIARGLGELGYTVYVTGRTVTPGDAKGWDGTVLPGTVAQTAEAVTQAGGKGIAVLCDHADDAQVARLFEQIRAEQGRLDMLVNNAAYIHHQLIEKMPFWEKELDAVRILDVGLRSAYVASWHAAKIMVPQGSGLIAMTSSFGASCYMHGPAYGAQKAGLDKLAHDMEHDLRGTGVIAVSLWLGMQITERSQISAQTHPEQYEGFLAMAENPEFSAHILDAIDRAPNREQLSGETLIGAEIALNLGITDRGKQPPSHRAMLGSPRAKNPAAVY, via the coding sequence ATGACGACCAACAAAGTGGCTCTGGTAACCGGCGCCAGTCGAGGCGCGGGCGCGGGCATTGCGCGCGGATTGGGTGAACTGGGCTATACGGTCTATGTCACCGGTCGCACGGTGACGCCGGGCGACGCGAAAGGCTGGGATGGAACGGTGCTGCCCGGCACTGTCGCCCAAACCGCCGAGGCGGTGACGCAGGCGGGCGGCAAGGGCATTGCCGTGCTGTGCGATCATGCCGATGATGCGCAGGTGGCGCGCCTGTTCGAACAGATCAGGGCGGAGCAGGGCCGTCTCGATATGCTGGTCAACAATGCCGCCTACATCCATCACCAACTTATCGAGAAAATGCCGTTCTGGGAAAAGGAGCTTGATGCGGTCAGGATTCTCGATGTCGGCCTGCGTTCGGCCTATGTGGCCAGTTGGCACGCGGCAAAGATCATGGTGCCGCAGGGCAGCGGACTTATCGCGATGACATCGTCCTTTGGCGCCTCATGCTATATGCACGGTCCAGCCTATGGAGCGCAAAAGGCTGGTCTCGACAAGCTGGCGCATGACATGGAGCATGATCTGCGCGGCACCGGGGTCATTGCGGTCTCGCTGTGGCTGGGCATGCAGATCACGGAGCGCTCGCAGATTTCCGCGCAAACCCACCCCGAACAGTATGAGGGCTTTCTGGCCATGGCGGAAAATCCCGAGTTTTCGGCCCATATTCTCGACGCCATCGACCGCGCGCCAAACCGTGAGCAATTGTCCGGCGAAACGCTGATCGGGGCGGAGATCGCCTTGAATCTGGGCATCACGGATCGGGGCAAGCAGCCGCCGTCACACCGCGCGATGCTGGGCAGCCCGCGCGCGAAAAATCCCGCCGCAGTCTATTGA
- a CDS encoding Rieske 2Fe-2S domain-containing protein, producing the protein MAQTKDYSLGEFTFPRGWFMIAQSEDATETPVAVRFFAQDMVLYRGKASGKPILLEAYCPHMGTHLAKNSSSYVIKDKKHVEGDSIRCPYHAWRFGPDGQCNEIPYSPAPIPKKACVKSWPLVERAGAIWLWHDEEGGEPDYDLPAFADYNAPHWVNWNLRCLGELDCHPQEVVDNMTDKSHLEPVHGSIDMIRFENEFDDIKVRQILLGGHKTLAGAEPMLNDTWYTGPGILQSIMVGEMPSLMLITHTPVDDGRIKVWYGLSVKVPNAEPSEADVALAKGYEEAGIFAFAQDFEIWGNKRACTHPMMVRGDGPFDKLRIWYRQFYNPRARAQEFQKRVNGRYVTKGTLEAPWEIDAA; encoded by the coding sequence ATGGCACAAACAAAAGACTACAGCCTAGGGGAATTCACCTTCCCGCGCGGCTGGTTCATGATCGCCCAATCTGAGGATGCCACGGAAACCCCTGTCGCGGTGCGCTTCTTCGCCCAGGACATGGTGCTTTATCGCGGCAAGGCGAGCGGCAAGCCGATTTTGCTCGAAGCCTACTGCCCGCATATGGGCACCCATCTGGCCAAGAACAGTTCGTCCTACGTGATCAAGGACAAAAAGCATGTCGAAGGCGATTCGATCCGCTGCCCCTATCACGCCTGGCGCTTTGGGCCGGATGGGCAATGCAACGAAATCCCCTATTCACCCGCGCCGATCCCCAAGAAGGCCTGCGTCAAAAGCTGGCCGTTGGTAGAGCGTGCCGGTGCGATCTGGCTGTGGCACGATGAAGAGGGGGGCGAGCCGGACTATGACCTTCCCGCCTTTGCCGATTATAACGCGCCGCATTGGGTCAACTGGAACCTGAGGTGTCTGGGCGAACTCGACTGCCACCCGCAGGAGGTGGTCGACAACATGACCGACAAGTCGCACCTCGAACCTGTGCATGGCTCGATCGACATGATCCGCTTTGAAAACGAGTTTGACGACATCAAGGTGCGCCAGATCCTTCTGGGCGGACACAAGACGCTGGCCGGGGCAGAGCCGATGCTCAACGATACGTGGTACACCGGCCCCGGCATTCTCCAGTCCATCATGGTCGGTGAAATGCCCTCGCTGATGCTGATCACCCACACGCCGGTCGACGATGGCCGCATCAAGGTGTGGTACGGCCTTTCGGTCAAAGTGCCCAATGCCGAGCCATCGGAGGCTGATGTGGCCTTGGCCAAGGGCTATGAGGAAGCGGGTATTTTCGCCTTCGCCCAGGATTTCGAGATATGGGGCAACAAACGTGCCTGCACCCATCCGATGATGGTGCGCGGCGATGGTCCGTTTGACAAGCTGCGCATCTGGTATCGCCAGTTTTACAACCCCCGCGCCCGCGCGCAGGAATTCCAGAAGCGCGTCAATGGCCGTTATGTTACCAAAGGCACGCTTGAGGCGCCTTGGGAAATCGACGCGGCCTGA